In one window of Comamonas testosteroni DNA:
- the hglS gene encoding 2-oxoadipate dioxygenase/decarboxylase HglS: MSATPHASSTAARFVSVDEIRTRFSRAMSEMYRKEVPQYGTLIDLVADVNAVTLQGDPELRQRMTSSGELERLDVERHGAIRVGTAEELATLRRLFAVMGMEPVGYYDLSVAGVPVHSTAFRPVHDEALLANPFRVFTSLLRLELIADEALRAKAAEILQRRCIFTPRALELIAQAERDAGLDSSDADDFVQQALETFRWHSDATVDAATYNALQKAHRLVADVVCFKGPHINHLTPRTLDIDMAQADMPTRGMDAKDVVEGPPQRACPILLRQTSFKALKEAVRFTDADANADSAGAHTARFGEIEQRGVALTRKGRALYDELLALVRGIDSAGSAAPDYAHRLQQVFTQFPDTHEQLRRQGLAFYRYRLTEQAQAQLPQGAAEADLEALIDQGLVQAEPITYEDFLPVSAAGIFQSNLGGEEQKQYQAHAAQQVFEAALGARVHDEIALYEASEQQSRAQVLGMLAGAAA; this comes from the coding sequence ATGAGCGCCACGCCCCACGCCTCTTCCACCGCAGCCCGCTTTGTCAGCGTCGACGAGATCCGCACGCGCTTCTCGCGTGCCATGTCCGAGATGTACCGCAAGGAGGTGCCGCAGTACGGCACCCTGATCGACCTGGTGGCCGATGTCAACGCCGTGACGCTGCAGGGCGACCCCGAGCTGCGCCAGCGCATGACCAGCAGCGGCGAGCTCGAACGCCTGGATGTGGAGCGCCATGGCGCCATCCGCGTGGGCACGGCCGAGGAGCTGGCCACGCTGCGCCGCCTGTTTGCCGTGATGGGCATGGAGCCCGTGGGCTACTACGACCTCTCGGTGGCCGGCGTTCCCGTGCACTCCACGGCCTTTCGTCCCGTGCACGACGAGGCGCTGCTGGCCAACCCGTTTCGCGTCTTCACCTCGCTGCTGCGCCTGGAGCTGATTGCCGATGAGGCGCTGCGCGCGAAGGCCGCCGAGATCCTCCAGCGCCGTTGCATCTTCACGCCGCGCGCGCTGGAGCTCATTGCCCAGGCCGAGCGTGACGCAGGACTGGACAGCAGCGACGCAGACGACTTTGTGCAGCAGGCCCTGGAGACCTTCCGCTGGCACAGCGATGCCACCGTGGACGCCGCCACCTACAACGCCCTGCAAAAAGCCCACCGCCTGGTGGCCGATGTGGTGTGCTTCAAGGGCCCGCACATCAACCATCTGACGCCCCGCACGCTGGACATCGACATGGCCCAGGCCGATATGCCCACGCGCGGCATGGATGCCAAGGACGTGGTCGAAGGCCCGCCACAGCGCGCCTGCCCCATCTTGCTGCGCCAGACCAGCTTCAAGGCACTCAAGGAGGCCGTGCGCTTTACCGATGCCGACGCCAACGCGGACAGTGCCGGCGCCCATACCGCCCGCTTTGGCGAGATCGAGCAGCGCGGCGTCGCGCTGACACGCAAGGGCCGCGCCCTGTACGACGAGCTCCTGGCTCTGGTGCGCGGCATAGACAGCGCGGGCAGCGCCGCGCCCGACTATGCGCACCGTCTGCAGCAGGTCTTCACGCAGTTTCCAGACACGCACGAGCAATTGCGCCGCCAGGGCCTGGCTTTCTACCGCTACCGCCTGACCGAACAGGCTCAGGCTCAGTTGCCCCAGGGCGCTGCCGAGGCAGACCTGGAAGCGCTGATCGACCAGGGTCTGGTGCAGGCCGAGCCGATCACCTATGAGGATTTTCTGCCCGTGAGCGCGGCCGGCATCTTCCAGTCCAACCTCGGCGGCGAGGAGCAAAAGCAATACCAGGCCCATGCCGCGCAGCAGGTCTTCGAGGCCGCACTGGGCGCACGCGTGCATGACGAAATCGCCTTGTACGAGGCCTCCGAGCAGCAATCCAGGGCCCAGGTTCTCGGGATGCTGGCGGGAGCTGCAGCATGA
- a CDS encoding PLP-dependent aminotransferase family protein, which translates to MSQDSVLAPFAAVFAEPAGSPIRELFPYLSRPGMISLAGGYPSPSLFDAEGLAQAAQQAMAQGPGALQYGATEGLGELREALAQQARERGMQATAADILVTTGSQQAFDLLVRVLVEPGDTVLVEVPAYPATLQALRLAQARILPIPMDEQGLQTEALADLLAALPADQRPKLLYTVPNFSNPRGTLLAAERREALVQLALQHGFWVVEDDPYGELRFDDPGGAPQAMPGTVRAAGERLAGPGANPVIYLSSLSKTVAPALRVGWMLADAPLLRRCTVAKQTADLCTSPLTQSVAACYLASGRYPATVQRARQKYQRRMQALVQGLNAAPDSGIRCSHPAGGMFVWAELDHRIDPQKLFDAAVAQGVVYVPGKAFYPADPDLHTLRMSFAAPEVPQIAQAVERLCRAAAQSR; encoded by the coding sequence ATGAGTCAGGACAGCGTACTGGCGCCCTTTGCCGCCGTGTTTGCCGAGCCTGCGGGGTCTCCGATACGCGAGCTGTTTCCCTATCTCTCGCGCCCCGGCATGATCTCGCTGGCCGGCGGCTATCCATCGCCCAGCCTCTTCGATGCCGAGGGCCTGGCCCAGGCCGCCCAGCAGGCCATGGCCCAGGGTCCGGGCGCGCTGCAATATGGCGCCACCGAAGGCCTGGGCGAGCTGCGCGAGGCCCTGGCGCAGCAGGCGCGCGAGCGCGGCATGCAGGCGACAGCCGCCGACATCCTGGTGACCACCGGATCGCAGCAGGCCTTTGACCTGCTGGTGCGCGTGCTCGTGGAGCCCGGCGACACGGTGCTGGTCGAGGTGCCGGCCTATCCCGCCACGCTGCAGGCCCTGCGCCTGGCGCAGGCCCGCATCCTGCCCATTCCCATGGACGAGCAGGGCCTGCAAACCGAAGCCCTTGCCGATCTGCTGGCCGCACTGCCCGCAGACCAGCGTCCCAAGCTGCTCTACACCGTGCCGAATTTTTCCAACCCGCGCGGCACGCTGCTGGCAGCCGAGCGCCGCGAAGCCCTGGTGCAACTGGCGCTGCAGCACGGCTTCTGGGTGGTCGAGGACGATCCCTATGGCGAGCTGCGCTTCGACGATCCCGGCGGTGCTCCTCAAGCCATGCCGGGCACCGTGCGCGCCGCCGGCGAGCGCCTGGCCGGGCCCGGCGCCAACCCCGTCATCTATCTGTCCAGCCTCTCCAAGACCGTGGCCCCCGCGCTGCGCGTGGGCTGGATGCTGGCCGACGCGCCGCTGCTGCGCCGCTGCACGGTGGCCAAGCAAACGGCCGACCTGTGCACCTCGCCGCTGACGCAGTCGGTCGCCGCCTGCTATCTGGCCAGCGGCCGCTACCCGGCCACCGTGCAGCGCGCGCGCCAGAAATACCAGCGCCGCATGCAGGCCCTGGTCCAGGGCCTGAACGCGGCGCCGGACAGCGGCATACGCTGCTCGCACCCCGCCGGCGGCATGTTCGTCTGGGCCGAGCTGGACCACCGCATCGATCCGCAAAAGCTCTTCGACGCCGCCGTCGCCCAGGGCGTGGTCTATGTGCCAGGCAAGGCCTTCTATCCGGCAGACCCCGACCTGCACACGCTGCGCATGTCGTTTGCCGCGCCCGAGGTGCCGCAGATCGCGCAGGCCGTGGAACGCCTGTGCCGGGCCGCAGCGCAAAGCCGCTGA
- a CDS encoding riboflavin synthase, translating into MFTGIIQAVAKIAALRDQDGLRTFIMEFPEGFCQDLAIGASVSHDGVCLTVTENLSPTSASFDVMLQSLNITTLGSYKAGDTLNVERAARDGAEIGGHPLSGHVDFTAPLLEVMQTETNHKIRFGIPEAFRPYVFAKGYIAVNGASLTVAEVNRKEGWFEVWLIPETLRMTVFGDKKVGDLVNIEIERSTQVVVDTVRETVEASLGRLKPVLEALLQEKGLSLDDFVDVPQLPKP; encoded by the coding sequence GTGTTTACCGGCATCATTCAGGCCGTGGCAAAGATTGCCGCGCTGCGCGACCAGGACGGCCTGCGCACTTTCATCATGGAGTTCCCCGAAGGCTTCTGCCAGGATCTGGCCATTGGTGCCAGCGTCTCGCACGACGGCGTCTGCCTGACGGTGACCGAGAACCTCTCGCCCACCAGCGCCAGCTTTGACGTGATGCTGCAAAGCCTGAACATCACCACGCTGGGCAGCTACAAGGCGGGCGACACGCTCAATGTGGAGCGCGCCGCCAGGGATGGTGCCGAGATCGGCGGCCACCCGCTGTCGGGCCATGTGGACTTCACGGCGCCGCTGCTGGAGGTGATGCAGACCGAGACCAACCACAAGATCCGCTTCGGCATTCCCGAGGCATTCCGCCCATATGTGTTTGCCAAGGGCTATATCGCCGTCAACGGCGCCAGCCTGACGGTGGCCGAGGTGAATCGCAAGGAAGGCTGGTTCGAGGTCTGGCTGATTCCCGAAACCCTGCGCATGACGGTGTTCGGCGACAAGAAGGTCGGCGATCTGGTCAATATCGAGATCGAACGCAGCACCCAGGTAGTGGTCGATACCGTGCGCGAAACCGTGGAAGCCAGCCTGGGCCGGCTCAAGCCCGTGCTCGAAGCCCTGCTGCAGGAAAAAGGCCTGAGCCTCGACGATTTTGTGGATGTGCCGCAACTGCCCAAGCCATAG